DNA sequence from the Deltaproteobacteria bacterium HGW-Deltaproteobacteria-2 genome:
TAAGCTCACCCATTCCCGGCAGTATTTTATAAGAAACATCACAGTCCTTGCAGGTTTCCACTATATTTCTTATCTGGTCGCCTTTGGCCGATGGAATGGCAATAAGTATTTCTTTAACATCTTCTTTTTCCAGAATAGAGGTAATCTTTTCCAGATTTCCCAGCACAGGTACTCCATGAATCGATCTTCCTTTTTTTTGAGGATCCTCGTCAATAAAACCGACTACCTTATAATGCAATTGATTGTTCTCGAAAATTTCCCGTAATATTTTTTCACCGGCATCGCCCGCTCCAATTATCAATACGTTCTTATAAGTTACCTTCGGAAACAGTTCTTCTTTAATTCTCGGATTGGCAAATCCTGAATAGTAAGAACGAATAGCTATTAGTTTTCCGCCGACTAATAGAAAAGTGAAAACACCGTCCATAAAATAAATGGATCGGGAATATCCTTTAAAACCGCTTATATACAAAATTATCGCAAGAATTAATAAAGTGGATAACAGGCAAGCTCTCGCTAAAAGCCAGAAATCCCTGATGCTGGTATAACGCCACATTCCTCGATAAACACCGGAAAAAACAAAAACGATAATCTTCAGAGGAATAATCCAGAGAAGAACCATTTTTATCTGCTGCATGTAAAATGGACTAAGTAAAAATTCAAAGCGAAACAAGTATGAGATAACAATGGATAACGTAAATATTAATACATCGCTGAAAATCATTAAATACATTTTGGGGTTTTTTATCGGGAAATACATATTAATGCACCACACCTTCCTTTTTAATAACTTTAAAAAATGTATTCCACAAGATTTTCAAGTCAAAGAAGAAAGATTGATTTCTCAGATAATATTCATCATATTCCACCTTAACGGGAATTGGAAGATCGTCCCGGCCATTGACTTGCGCCCATCCTGTTATCCCGGGAATTAATTTGTGAACACCTTTTTTCGTCCGCAAGGCAATCAAATCCTCTTGGTTGAACAACGCCGGACGTGGACCGACAAAACTCATATCCCCTTTAAGCACACTCCAGAACTGAGGCAACTCATCAAGACTTGTTGTGCGCAGAAATGATCCGAATGATGTCAGATAATTTTCAACATTTTGCATAAGATGAGTTGCAACTACCGGAGAATCTTTACGCATTGTACGAAACTTCGGCATGATAAAATTTTTGTTGTCTTTACCGACTCGCTCTGACCAGTAAATAATCGGGCCGGGTGATGTGATTTTTACCAGAATGGCTATTAAAACAATGGGCACTGCCATTATAACTAATAAGATCAATGCTGAGGTGAAATCAAAAAAACGCTTCATCTATTGTGAAACTCCAATTTAATGAGTCCCAAGTTCCAGAAGCGAAGCGCGCTGAAACTTGCTGGACGAATTATCCCAGGAGCGAAGCGACGAGGGATTATCCCATGTGCAAATTAAAGTGATGCTATATAATGCCGCGAAATGTTTCCAAAGCTTGCTTTATGTTTTATACCCGTGGTTCCCATATTATTTCAACCGGTACCATAATTGACCGGTGATTTCTTTCAAGGCAAGAGAAGTTTTATAAAGTTCTTCTGATTGCGGCATGTATTTAATAACGACGTTTTTCCCGGGCGATGAATATAAATAATGAGCAGGTAGCGGCACTACATTAGTAAAATATTTTTTGAATTCGCTTTCGCTCCTCTTCATATGGAAAGCCGATGTAACAAGGCCGATATTAATTTTTCTATCGCCAAACATTTTATTTACTTCACTCGCATTTTCCGAGGTATTTTTTGAATTGGGTTCGATTCTTATTTTTTCGTTGGGAACACCCAAAGATTGCGCTAATTTCGCCATTGCTTGAGCTTCCGATACTTTTCCCTCTCCTTTGCCGACACAAACAAAAAACCGGGTACCGGTTTTATTATAAACCACGAC
Encoded proteins:
- a CDS encoding lipid carrier--UDP-N-acetylgalactosaminyltransferase, with the protein product MKRFFDFTSALILLVIMAVPIVLIAILVKITSPGPIIYWSERVGKDNKNFIMPKFRTMRKDSPVVATHLMQNVENYLTSFGSFLRTTSLDELPQFWSVLKGDMSFVGPRPALFNQEDLIALRTKKGVHKLIPGITGWAQVNGRDDLPIPVKVEYDEYYLRNQSFFFDLKILWNTFFKVIKKEGVVH